A genome region from Rhodopseudomonas boonkerdii includes the following:
- the katG gene encoding catalase/peroxidase HPI, whose product MDAKTDGAGKCPVIHGSKGQNNRGWWPEHLDVGILHTNHPSADPMGEAFDYAKEFEKLDLDAVIKDLTALMTDSQDWWPADFGHYGGLFIRMAWHSAGTYRITDGRGGAGQGQQRFAPLNSWPDNVNLDKARRLLWPIKQKYGNKISWADLMILTGNVALESMGFKTFGFAGGRADVWEPEELYWGPEGTWLGDERYSGERQLAEPLGAVQMGLIYVNPEGPNGTPDPLASARDIRETFFRMAMNDEETVALIAGGHTFGKTHGAGDASLVGVDPEGAELEAQGLGWKSKFGTGIGGDAIGSGLEVTWTQTPTKWSNHFFDNLFKYEWELTKSPAGAHQWVAKNATADIPHAHDASKKLLPTMLTSDLALRFDPIYEKISRRFYENPDQFADAFARAWFKLTHRDMGPFVRYRGKLVPQEELIWQDRVPANDKPALGDKDIADLKAKVLASGLSVSELIGTAWASASTFRGSDKRGGANGARVRLAPQKDWEVNQPAQLAKVLGKLEAIQKESGKISLADLIVLAGSAAVEKAAKDAGVTVTVPFLPGRGDATQDQTDVQSFAPLEPRADGFRNYVNSKKTQFMKLEEALVDRAQLLTLTAPEMTVLVGGLRVLGANVGDSKHGVFTSKVGTLTNDYFVNLLDMGTVWAPNGENTYEGRDRKTNAVKWTATRVDLIFGSHAQLRAIAEVYGSSDAKEKFVKDFVKAWTKVMNADRFDLADKPKTLQAAE is encoded by the coding sequence ATGGACGCGAAGACTGATGGCGCCGGCAAGTGCCCGGTGATTCATGGAAGCAAGGGCCAGAACAATCGCGGCTGGTGGCCGGAGCATCTCGATGTCGGCATTCTCCACACCAACCATCCCTCGGCCGATCCGATGGGCGAGGCGTTCGATTACGCCAAGGAATTCGAGAAGCTTGATCTCGATGCCGTCATCAAGGACCTGACGGCGCTGATGACCGATTCGCAGGACTGGTGGCCGGCGGACTTCGGCCACTATGGCGGCCTGTTCATCCGCATGGCCTGGCATTCGGCAGGCACCTATCGCATCACCGACGGCCGCGGCGGCGCCGGCCAGGGCCAGCAGCGTTTCGCGCCGCTGAATTCGTGGCCCGATAACGTCAACCTCGACAAGGCCCGCCGCCTGCTGTGGCCGATCAAGCAGAAATACGGCAACAAGATTTCCTGGGCTGATCTGATGATCCTCACCGGCAACGTCGCGCTCGAATCCATGGGCTTCAAAACCTTCGGTTTCGCCGGCGGCCGCGCCGATGTGTGGGAGCCGGAAGAACTCTATTGGGGTCCGGAAGGCACCTGGCTCGGCGACGAGCGCTATAGCGGCGAACGGCAGCTTGCGGAGCCGCTCGGCGCCGTGCAGATGGGCCTCATCTATGTCAATCCGGAAGGCCCGAACGGCACGCCAGATCCGCTCGCTTCGGCGCGCGATATCCGCGAAACCTTCTTCCGCATGGCCATGAATGACGAAGAAACCGTGGCGTTGATTGCCGGCGGTCACACCTTCGGCAAAACCCACGGTGCCGGCGATGCATCGCTGGTCGGTGTCGATCCGGAAGGCGCCGAGCTGGAAGCCCAGGGCCTCGGCTGGAAGAGCAAGTTCGGCACCGGCATCGGCGGCGATGCCATCGGTAGCGGCCTCGAAGTGACCTGGACGCAGACGCCGACCAAGTGGAGCAACCATTTCTTCGACAATCTGTTCAAGTACGAGTGGGAACTGACCAAGAGCCCGGCCGGCGCGCATCAGTGGGTGGCGAAGAATGCGACCGCGGATATCCCGCATGCGCATGACGCGTCGAAGAAGCTGCTGCCGACCATGCTCACCTCAGATCTCGCGCTGCGCTTCGATCCGATCTACGAAAAGATCTCGCGCCGCTTCTACGAGAATCCCGATCAGTTCGCCGATGCCTTCGCCCGCGCCTGGTTCAAGCTGACCCATCGCGACATGGGGCCGTTCGTGCGTTATCGCGGCAAGCTGGTGCCGCAGGAAGAACTGATCTGGCAGGATCGCGTTCCGGCCAACGACAAGCCGGCTCTCGGTGACAAGGACATCGCCGATCTCAAGGCGAAGGTTCTGGCCTCGGGTCTTTCGGTTTCCGAACTCATCGGCACCGCCTGGGCGTCGGCCTCGACCTTCCGTGGCTCTGACAAGCGCGGTGGTGCCAACGGCGCGCGGGTCCGCCTCGCGCCGCAGAAGGACTGGGAAGTCAACCAGCCGGCGCAGCTCGCCAAGGTGTTGGGCAAGCTGGAAGCGATTCAGAAGGAGAGCGGCAAGATCTCGCTCGCCGACCTGATCGTGCTTGCCGGTTCGGCTGCCGTGGAAAAGGCTGCGAAGGATGCGGGCGTCACGGTCACCGTGCCGTTCCTGCCGGGCCGTGGCGATGCGACCCAGGACCAGACCGACGTGCAGTCGTTCGCGCCGCTCGAGCCGCGCGCCGATGGCTTCCGCAACTATGTGAACAGCAAGAAGACGCAGTTCATGAAGCTGGAGGAAGCGCTGGTCGATCGGGCGCAGCTGCTCACCCTCACCGCGCCGGAAATGACGGTGCTGGTCGGCGGCCTGCGCGTCCTCGGCGCCAATGTCGGCGACAGCAAGCATGGCGTCTTCACCTCGAAGGTGGGTACGCTGACGAACGACTACTTCGTCAACCTGCTCGACATGGGCACGGTGTGGGCGCCGAACGGCGAGAACACCTATGAAGGCCGCGACCGCAAGACCAATGCGGTGAAGTGGACGGCCACCCGTGTCGATCTGATCTTCGGCTCCCATGCCCAGCTGCGTGCGATTGCCGAGGTCTATGGCTCCAGCGACGCCAAGGAGAAGTTCGTGAAGGACTTCGTCAAGGCCTGGACCAAGGTGATGAATGCGGACCGCTTCGATCTCGCCGACAAGCCGAAGACGCTGCAGGCAGCCGAGTAG
- a CDS encoding LysR substrate-binding domain-containing protein yields the protein MITLRQLRYLSALAKHGHFGRAAEACAVTQPALSMQIRDLERTLGVQVVERRPGEVILTDVGREVARRGEDVLAASRDLVDFARHRGGVLTGRLTLGVIPSLAPYLLPRILPALQKQFPELRLELRETQTRQLVDDVKSGVLDVAMLALPLGEVEIETLKLFDDTFLLAVPANDARPAEQRIKASEIDQSRLILLEDGHCLRDQALAFCATARGGMTAAGTAFAASSLSTVIQMVASGYGVTLIPQIAADVEQRDTRVKFLRLENPQPGRTIGLAFRRTSPRKTDFAALGDAVKDCVLDR from the coding sequence ATGATCACCCTGCGCCAGCTTCGCTATCTCTCCGCGCTCGCCAAACACGGCCATTTCGGCCGCGCCGCCGAGGCCTGCGCCGTGACCCAGCCGGCGCTGTCGATGCAGATCCGCGATCTCGAACGGACGCTCGGCGTGCAGGTGGTGGAACGGCGGCCAGGCGAGGTGATCCTCACCGATGTCGGCCGTGAGGTGGCACGGCGCGGCGAGGACGTGCTGGCGGCATCCCGCGATCTCGTCGACTTCGCCCGGCATCGCGGCGGCGTGCTGACCGGACGGCTGACACTCGGCGTGATCCCGTCGCTGGCGCCCTATCTCCTGCCGCGCATTCTGCCGGCGCTGCAGAAGCAGTTTCCCGAGCTCCGGCTCGAACTACGCGAGACACAAACGCGCCAGCTCGTCGACGACGTGAAGAGCGGCGTGCTCGATGTCGCCATGCTGGCGCTGCCGCTCGGCGAGGTGGAGATCGAAACGCTGAAGCTGTTCGACGACACTTTCCTGCTGGCGGTGCCGGCCAATGATGCGCGGCCCGCGGAGCAGCGCATCAAGGCGTCGGAGATCGATCAGAGCCGACTCATTCTGCTCGAAGACGGACATTGCCTCCGCGATCAGGCATTGGCCTTCTGCGCCACCGCGCGCGGTGGCATGACCGCAGCGGGCACCGCCTTCGCCGCGTCGAGCCTGTCCACGGTCATCCAGATGGTGGCAAGCGGCTATGGCGTGACGCTGATCCCGCAGATCGCCGCCGATGTCGAACAGCGCGACACCCGTGTGAAATTCCTGCGGCTCGAAAATCCGCAGCCCGGCCGCACGATCGGTCTTGCTTTCCGCAGGACATCGCCGCGCAAGACCGATTTCGCGGCGCTCGGCGACGCGGTGAAGGACTGCGTGCTGGATCGCTGA
- a CDS encoding ComEA family DNA-binding protein, which translates to MRYFKLATLTAVALSLGLAATAPSMAQTVQPATPASKMAPVAAPKAAAPAATTGAASAKTDLVDINSATPEALEALPGIGKAYATAIVKGRPYKGKDELVQKKIVPEKTYDGIKDKVVAKQKS; encoded by the coding sequence ATGCGTTACTTCAAGCTTGCTACACTGACCGCTGTCGCTCTCTCGCTCGGACTGGCCGCCACTGCGCCTTCGATGGCGCAAACGGTGCAGCCAGCCACACCTGCCAGCAAGATGGCCCCCGTCGCTGCGCCGAAGGCCGCCGCACCCGCGGCCACGACAGGCGCGGCATCGGCAAAGACCGATCTCGTCGATATCAACTCGGCAACGCCCGAGGCACTGGAAGCGCTGCCGGGCATCGGCAAGGCCTATGCGACTGCCATCGTCAAAGGCCGGCCGTATAAGGGCAAGGACGAACTGGTGCAGAAGAAGATCGTGCCGGAAAAGACCTATGACGGCATCAAGGACAAGGTGGTCGCGAAGCAGAAGAGCTGA
- a CDS encoding DsbE family thiol:disulfide interchange protein produces the protein MSEIATTAPKRRWVLALPLAVFAALAALFWFRLGVDPQRLPSALIGRPAPQTALPALQGLHESSAPVPGLDPAAFMGKVSLVNVWASWCVPCHEEAPILTELGKDTRLQLVGINYKDNADNARRFLGRYGNPFGIVGVDGNGRASIEWGVYGVPETFIVGRDGKVVYKLVGGINQDNLAKVLMPEIEKALKAGS, from the coding sequence ATGAGCGAGATCGCGACCACAGCCCCGAAGCGCCGCTGGGTGCTGGCATTGCCGCTGGCGGTCTTCGCCGCGTTGGCCGCATTGTTCTGGTTTCGGCTCGGCGTCGATCCGCAGCGGCTGCCGTCGGCACTCATCGGCCGACCGGCGCCGCAAACCGCATTGCCGGCGCTGCAGGGGCTTCATGAAAGCAGCGCGCCGGTTCCCGGTCTCGATCCTGCGGCCTTCATGGGCAAGGTCAGCCTCGTCAATGTCTGGGCGTCATGGTGCGTGCCGTGCCATGAGGAGGCGCCGATCCTCACCGAGCTCGGCAAGGACACGCGGCTGCAGCTGGTCGGTATCAACTACAAGGACAATGCCGACAACGCCCGCCGCTTTCTCGGCCGTTACGGCAATCCATTCGGCATCGTCGGCGTCGACGGCAATGGCCGCGCGTCGATCGAATGGGGCGTCTATGGCGTACCGGAAACCTTCATCGTCGGCCGCGACGGCAAGGTCGTTTACAAGCTCGTCGGTGGTATCAATCAGGACAATCTCGCCAAGGTGCTGATGCCGGAAATCGAGAAGGCGCTGAAGGCTGGTAGCTAG
- the ccmD gene encoding heme exporter protein CcmD, which yields MMSLGPYASFIVTSYALVAAVVLILIAWIALDHRRVRAKLHALEEAGIARRSGRGATDLK from the coding sequence ATGATGTCGCTCGGCCCCTACGCCTCGTTTATCGTGACGTCCTACGCGCTGGTCGCGGCCGTTGTGCTGATCCTCATCGCCTGGATCGCCCTCGATCATCGCCGCGTCCGCGCGAAGCTGCATGCGCTCGAAGAGGCCGGCATCGCACGTCGCTCCGGCCGTGGCGCTACGGATCTGAAATGA